From the Natrarchaeobaculum aegyptiacum genome, one window contains:
- a CDS encoding PadR family transcriptional regulator, which translates to MHDLTGFQRDLLYVIAGADRPSGQSVKEEVETYYSTEINHGRLYPNLDTLVNKELVEKGQLDRRTNYYAITDDGLEEIEARREWEEQYVEF; encoded by the coding sequence ATGCACGACCTGACCGGCTTTCAGCGCGACTTGCTGTACGTGATCGCAGGCGCAGACCGACCCTCGGGGCAGTCCGTCAAAGAGGAGGTCGAGACCTACTACAGCACCGAGATCAATCACGGACGGCTGTATCCGAATCTCGACACGCTGGTCAACAAGGAGCTCGTCGAGAAGGGGCAACTCGACAGACGGACGAATTATTACGCGATTACCGACGACGGGCTCGAGGAGATCGAAGCGAGACGAGAGTGGGAAGAGCAATACGTCGAATTCTAA
- a CDS encoding winged helix-turn-helix domain-containing protein has translation MSTEVTNAGTESTGDPAAQLDVLGDECARTILVATSEEPKTARELTDRTDSSSATVYRRINNLIETDLLAECVRFEEDGSHTTAYEATIDQLCVTIDADGIVVSRPMTRD, from the coding sequence ATGTCGACAGAAGTAACCAACGCGGGTACAGAATCGACCGGCGATCCGGCCGCCCAGCTCGACGTCCTCGGCGACGAGTGCGCCCGGACGATCCTCGTCGCCACCAGCGAAGAGCCGAAGACGGCTCGCGAGTTGACCGATCGGACGGACAGTTCGTCGGCGACCGTCTATCGACGCATCAACAACCTGATCGAGACGGACCTGCTCGCCGAGTGCGTCAGGTTCGAAGAAGACGGGTCGCACACGACGGCCTACGAGGCGACGATCGACCAGCTGTGCGTGACGATCGACGCCGACGGGATCGTCGTCTCGCGGCCGATGACTCGAGACTGA
- a CDS encoding DUF7563 family protein gives MRSQREDWRPMESSTAGPRCRNCGTHVTQQFARVFGDNGDVVHGCPACTTYREMQSGGHLPGNRRR, from the coding sequence ATGAGATCACAACGCGAAGACTGGCGACCGATGGAATCGTCGACAGCGGGACCGCGCTGTCGAAACTGTGGAACGCACGTAACCCAGCAGTTCGCACGCGTCTTCGGCGACAACGGCGACGTCGTCCACGGTTGTCCCGCGTGTACGACCTATCGCGAAATGCAGTCGGGAGGTCACCTCCCGGGCAACCGCCGGCGGTAA
- a CDS encoding DUF7344 domain-containing protein yields the protein MSLQTSRSESLAESEVFHILGNDRRRAIVQLLAETAGQIDVSDVATEIAATEADGTPVPNNLYKSVYVSLQQTHLPQLEEDAVIEYDSEAKTISPGPNFDDVLTYVDGQQDRRPLTLQFHLGLCVLGLALIAIAGLNLPGISSIDPVFWSVLVMLAVAASSLYQLLS from the coding sequence ATGTCGTTGCAGACGAGTCGATCCGAGTCGCTCGCAGAGAGTGAAGTCTTCCACATCCTCGGAAACGACAGGCGGCGCGCGATCGTGCAACTGCTCGCCGAGACCGCCGGTCAGATCGACGTCTCCGACGTCGCAACCGAGATTGCGGCGACCGAGGCAGACGGCACGCCAGTGCCCAACAACCTCTACAAGAGCGTCTACGTCTCGCTCCAGCAGACTCATCTCCCCCAGCTCGAGGAAGACGCAGTCATCGAGTACGATTCGGAAGCGAAGACGATCTCTCCGGGGCCGAACTTCGACGACGTGCTGACGTACGTCGACGGTCAGCAGGACCGCCGTCCGCTCACACTCCAGTTCCACCTCGGCCTCTGCGTCCTCGGACTCGCGCTGATCGCCATCGCGGGCCTGAACCTGCCCGGCATCTCGAGCATCGATCCGGTGTTCTGGAGCGTGCTCGTCATGCTCGCCGTCGCGGCAAGCAGCCTCTACCAGTTGCTCTCCTGA